The following DNA comes from Terriglobales bacterium.
GTGGAGCGCGACCTGCGCAAGTTCGTGCGCTCTCCCGCTCTCATGATGGTGGCCATGGTTTTTCCGCTCATCCAGCTCATCGTGCTGGGAAACGCGTTCGGCGGAAAGATCCAGGGCGCCCGCATCGCCGTGGTGGACCAGGATGGCGGACCCCAGGCGGTGAAGATTCGCGAAGCTTTTGATTCCGTCCGTGCTACCGCGAAGACCTTCGAGCCCATCTATTACACCGACGAGAAGCAGGCGGTAGAGGATGTGCGCAACGGAAAGGTGGAGGCGGCGCTCATCATCCCGCCGCAGTATTCCCGCCGTGTGTACGAGCAGAACCGGCCGCAGGTCGCCCTGGTGGTGGACAACACCGACAACTTCATGAGCGGCGCGCTTTCGGGAAAATTGCAGGAGTTGGTGGCGGCTCTGAACCAGCCGGAGGTGGAATCGCGCCTAGTAGGGCGCATCACCCTCGAACTGGTCGAACTCTATCCGTACATGGAATACATGAAATATCTGCTGCCGGGTTCCATCACGCTCTCCATGTTCGTCAGCGTGATGATCGGCGGCGGCATCGTGTATATCGACGACAAGGCGCGCGGCGTGCACGAGGGCTACCTG
Coding sequences within:
- a CDS encoding ABC transporter permease; this encodes MNRVLALVERDLRKFVRSPALMMVAMVFPLIQLIVLGNAFGGKIQGARIAVVDQDGGPQAVKIREAFDSVRATAKTFEPIYYTDEKQAVEDVRNGKVEAALIIPPQYSRRVYEQNRPQVALVVDNTDNFMSGALSGKLQELVAALNQPEVESRLVGRITLELVELYPYMEYMKYLLPGSITLSMFVSVMIGGGIVYIDDKARGVHEGYLVTPISKLELVFGFNLAGAFKAIIAGIVLTVLGSLLAGVGTAFRPVTMFWLLVLIAATSFAFISMMFCFMARVEDPLVPRATFGILNTLLFFPSGAIYPIDSFPGWLKTIAWIDPFTYAVHGFKSVLLKEAGFAAIWGDLAFLIVFTGIMTTGAVLLFKRTL